ATACTGAAGTCCGGATATTCTGCGGAAAAAAAATGAAGGTTTTAAACACAGAGAATCTTAGGAAAAACCGGGAGAAGGGATTACAGAGCATTATATCCGGCGGGGTACGTGTGGCTGTGGGTATGGGCACCTGCGGTATCGGTAATGGAGCAGAAGAGATATACCGCGCGTTGAAGGGATCCCCCCATCGGACAGGCGATGTTCACGTTGTAAAAACAGGCTGTTTCGGTTTTTGCGCTGAAGAACCTCTGGTTAATGTTCATATCCCGGGCAAACCTCTTGTGATTCTTCACAGGGTGATATTAAAAGACGTTCCTGATATCATAAAGTGGGTCATGGGCGGAAAGATACCGCTGGATAAAGCCCTGTGCAGGATAGAAGAATGGGACCATCTGACAGGAAAGATAATTTACGGCAGAGGGATGGAGGATGTGCCGCTGTGGGATGAAATACCTTTTTTCAAGGGACAGGATAAGATCGTCCTGAGAAACTGCGGGCTGATAGATCCGGAAGACATTACCGAATACGCCGCTGTCGGGGGATACTCCTGTCTTCAGAAAGTTCTCGCAGAGAATAAACCGGAAAGCGTTATTGAAGAAATAAAGAAGGCCGGGCTCCGCGGAAGGGGCGGAGCCGGCTTCCCGACGGGGATAAAATGGGAATTGATGAGGCAGTCTCCCGGCAGTCCTAAATACATAATCTGCAACGCGGACGAAGGAGATCCCGGCGCTTATATGAACAGGAACGAGATTGAGAGCGATCCCCATTCACTGCTGGAAGGTATGGCTATAGGCGCTTTTGCAACGGGCGCATCGGAAGGGATCATATACGTCAGGGCGGAATACCCTCTTGCGGTAAAGCGGCTCAGGAAAGCTGTGAAAGATGCCGGGGACTGCGGGTTTCTTGGAAAAAGTATTTTTGGTTCGGAATTCAGTTTTATAATAAATGTTGTTGAAGGTGCTGGAGCATTC
The sequence above is a segment of the Candidatus Omnitrophota bacterium genome. Coding sequences within it:
- a CDS encoding proton-conducting membrane transporter, whose translation is MKVLNTENLRKNREKGLQSIISGGVRVAVGMGTCGIGNGAEEIYRALKGSPHRTGDVHVVKTGCFGFCAEEPLVNVHIPGKPLVILHRVILKDVPDIIKWVMGGKIPLDKALCRIEEWDHLTGKIIYGRGMEDVPLWDEIPFFKGQDKIVLRNCGLIDPEDITEYAAVGGYSCLQKVLAENKPESVIEEIKKAGLRGRGGAGFPTGIKWELMRQSPGSPKYIICNADEGDPGAYMNRNEIESDPHSLLEGMAIGAFATGASEGIIYVRAEYPLAVKRLRKAVKDAGDCGFLGKSIFGSEFSFIINVVEGAGAFVCGEETALISSLEGKSGRPSPRPPFPAQKGYKGKPTNINNVETWYNITAIISGGWKRFRKTGTGKSPGTKVFSLVGKVANTGLVELPLGMSLSTLVYGIGGGSDKKIKAVQSGGPSGGCIPAELFETPVDYESLAAIGAIMGSGGMVVMDEDNCMVDVAKYFVEFTARESCGKCVPCREGLFRAMEILKNLTAGKGSESDLALLEDLGTVIKDTALCGLGQTGPNPVLTTLKYFMEEYLAHIKGMCPAKVCP